One window of the Rissa tridactyla isolate bRisTri1 chromosome 9, bRisTri1.patW.cur.20221130, whole genome shotgun sequence genome contains the following:
- the LINGO1 gene encoding leucine-rich repeat and immunoglobulin-like domain-containing nogo receptor-interacting protein 1, with protein sequence MQVRDRMVAGEASMRSPILACWQPILLLMLGSILSGSATGCPPRCECSAQERAVLCHRKRFMVVPEGIPTETRLLDLGKNRIKTLNQDEFANYPHLEELELNENIISAIEPGAFNNLFNLRTLGLRSNRLKLIPLGVFTGLSNLTKLDISENKIVILLDYMFQDLYNLKSLEVGDNDLVYISHRAFSGLNSLEQLTLEKCNLTSIPTEALSHLHGLIVLRLRHLNINTIRDYSFKRLYRLKVLEISHWPYLDTMTSNCLYGLNLTSLSITHCNLTSIPYVSVRHLVYLRFLNLSYNPIVTIEGSMLHDLLRLQEIQLVGGQLTTVEPFAFRGLNYLRILNVSGNLLTTLEESAFHSVGNLETLILDNNPLACDCRLLWVFRRRWRLNFNKQQPTCSTPEFVQGKEFKDFPDVLLPNYFTCRRARIRDRKPQQIFVDEGHTVHFVCRADGDPPPTIMWLSPRKHLISTKTNGRLTVFPDGTLEVRYAQIQDNGTYLCIASNAGGNDTMLAHLHVRSYSPDWPHQPNKTFAFISNQPNESDANSTRATVPFPFDIKTLIIATTMGFISFLGVVLFCLVLLFLWSRGKGNTKHNIEIEYVPRKSDAGISSADAPRKFNMKMI encoded by the coding sequence GTGAGAGATAGGATGGTAGCTGGGGAGGCGAGTATGCGCAGCCCAATCCTGGCCTGCTGGCAGCCGATTCTCCTCCTGATGTTGGGATCCATCCTGTCTGGCTCTGCCACAGGCTGCCCGCCGCGCTGCGAGTGCTCTGCCCAGGAGCGCGCCGTCCTGTGCCACCGGAAGCGATTCATGGTCGTGCCGGAGGGCATCCCGACCGAGACCAGGCTGCTGGACTTGGGCAAGAACCGCATCAAGACGCTCAACCAGGATGAATTTGCCAACTACCCTcacctggaggagctggagctaAATGAGAACATTATCAGTGCCATTGAACCTGGAGCTTTCAACAACCTCTTCAACCTCAGGACGCTGGGGCTCAGGAGTAACAGACTCAAGCTGATCCCCTTGGGGGTGTTTACCGGACTCAGCAACCTTACCAAGCTAGACATTAGTGAGAACAAAATCGTGATCCTCCTAGACTACATGTTCCAGGACTTGTACAACCTGAAGTCTTTGGAGGTGGGGGACAACGACCTTGTCTACATCTCCCACCGGGCCTTCAGCGGCCTCAACAGCCTGGAGCAGCTGACCCTGGAGAAATGCAACCTGACCTCCATCCCCACGGAGGCCCTGTCTCACCTTCACGGCTTGATTGTGCTGCGGCTGCGCCATCTGAACATCAACACCATCCGGGATTACTCATTCAAGAGGCTGTACCGGCTCAAGGTCCTCGAGATCTCACACTGGCCCTACCTGGATACTATGACGTCCAACTGCCTCTATGGGTTGAACCTGACCTCCTTGTCCATCACCCACTGCAACCTGACGTCCATCCCGTATGTGTCAGTGAGGCACTTGGTTTACCTCCGGTTCCTGAACCTGTCCTACAACCCCATTGTCACCATCGAGGGCTCCATGCTCCATGACctgctcaggctgcaggagatcCAGTTGGTGGGAGGGCAGCTCACCACGGTCGAGCCCTTTGCCTTCCGTGGCCTCAATTACCTGCGCATCCTGAACGTGTCAGGGAATTTGCTGACCACCCTGGAGGAGTCGGCCTTCCACTCAGTGGGCAACCTGGAGACGCTTATCCTCGACAACAACCCCTTAGCCTGCGACTGTCGGTTGCTCTGGGTTTTCCGACGGCGATGGAGGTTGAACTTCAACAAGCAGCAGCCCACCTGCTCCACCCCCGAGTTTGTCCAGGGCAAGGAGTTCAAAGACTTCCCCGACGTCCTCCTGCCCAACTACTTCACCTGCCGCCGAGCACGGATACGGGACCGCAAACCTCAGCAGATCTTCGTGGACGAAGGCCACACGGTCCATTTTGTCTGCCGGGCAGATGGGGACCCGCCCCCCACCATCATGTGGCTCTCTCCCCGGAAGCACCTCATCTCTACCAAAACCAACGGGCGGCTCACTGTCTTCCCTGATGGCACGCTGGAGGTGCGCTATGCCCAGATCCAGGACAATGGCACCTACCTATGCATTGCCAGCAATGCGGGTGGCAATGACACCATGCTGGCCCACCTACACGTGCGCAGCTACTCCCCAGACTGGCCTCACCAGCCCAACAAGACCTTCGCGTTCATCTCCAACCAGCCCAATGAGAGCGATGCCAACAGCACGCGCGCCACCGTGCCTTTCCCCTTTGACATCAAGACTCTCATCATCGCCACCACCATGGGCTTCATTTCCTTCCTGGGCGTCGTCCTCTTCTGTCTGGTGCTCCTCTTCCTGTGGAGCCGGGGGAAAGGCAACACCAAGCACAACATTGAAATCGAGTATGTGCCACGCAAGTCCGACGCGGGCATCAGCTCTGCTGACGCGCCGCGCAAGTTCAACATGAAAATGATTTAA